The following nucleotide sequence is from Rubrobacter radiotolerans DSM 5868.
CCCCGTCTGGCAGGAGGGCGTCGTCGCGCTCGCGGCCTTCCCGCAGCGCCACCCGCTCTTTATGGGCTACCTCCCGCTCGCCCAGAAGCTCGTCGCAAAGACCCTCGCCCCCTTCGACTGCGTCCTTGTCCTCGGCTGCCGGGTCTTCCCGTACTACCCGTACCTGCCGGGGCCGGTCGTCCGGGAGGGGACAGAGGTCATCCTCTTTACCGACGACCCTCAGGAGGCCGCCGGAATCCCCGTCGGAAGAGCCGTTCTCGGAGACGTCGGGCTTGCGGTCAGCTCGCTCTCGCAGATGCTCCCCGAAGCGCCGAGGGCGATGCCCGAGCCCGCACAGAAGGCCGAGAAGCCCGAAGCCTCGGAGCCGATGAGCGTGGCGTACGTGATGGACACCCTGGCGGGCGTGCTCCCGCAGGAGAGCGTCGTCGCCGACGAGTCGACGTCGAGCAAGGCGACGCTTCGGAAGTACGTGCTCAAGGAGAGCCCCGAGTCGGTCATAACCTCCGAGGCCGGGGGGCTCGGGTTCTGCATGCCCGCCTCGGTCGGCGCGAAGCTCGCCCGGCCGGAGAAAACGGTCGTGTGCGTTATCGGGGACGGGAGCAGCCTGTACTCGGTCCAGTCGCTGTGGACGGCCGCGACCTACGGGGTCGCGGTCGCGTTCGTGGTGGTGAACAACCGGGGGTACTCGATCTTGAAGAGCTTCCGGGACCTGCTCGGCATCGAGAGCGTCCCCGGCCTCGACCTCCCGGGCCTCGATCTTGTCGGTATAGCTTCCGGCTTCGGCGTCCCGGGTGAGCGGGTCGAGTCGCCGGAGGGACTCGTCCCGGCCCTGGAGCGCGCGCTCTCGGCAGAGGGACCGTACCTCGTGGACGCCCTCGTGAGCCGCGAGGTCCCGCCGCTCGTGAAGGACGGGTGAGCGAACCCCGACGAGGCGGTCCGGACGTGCTACGCTGTCCCGATCCGGGGGCGCCGGAGGACCGGGACGCGCGGGCGCCGGAGCGGCCCGGAGAAGCCTGCACGACAGCACGGCACGAGAAGGAGCCGAGCGGTGAAACCAACGACCCGTCCGGCGTGAAGGCTGGACGACGGACCAGATCGTGACGAACCCATGACGAACATAAAGGACGTCGCGCGCGAAGCCGGGGTCTCGGTCGCGACCGTCTCACGCACGTTCAGCGGCTCGACGCCCGTGAGCGAGCCCGTCCGCGAGCGGGTGATCCAGACGGCGAGAAGGCTCGGCTACCGTCCGAACGCCCTCGCCCGCTCGCTGAGGGGCGAGGGGACGAAGACGCTCGGGCTCGTGATCCCGAACATCCTCAACCCCTTCTTCACGACCGTTGCGCGCGCCGTTGAGAACGCCGCCTGGGACGAGGGCTACTCCATCATGCTCGGGAACACCGGCGAGGACGTGGTCAAGGAGGCTCGCTACCTCGAAGACCTCCTGCAGCGGCAAATCGACGGACTGATCATAAGCCCCGTCCGCTCCGACTCGGGGCACCTGCGCTCGCTCGTTGAGGAGGTGCCCGTGATCCTTCTCGACCGGACCGCTCAGGGGGTCGAGGCCCCGGTCGTGCGGGCGGACGGCCGGAGGGCGGTAGGGGAGCTTGTCGAGTACCTGGCCTCCCTCGGGCACGAGCGGCTCGCCGTTATAAGCGGGCCGCGGGCGACGGTCTCGGGCGACGAGCGGCTCTCGACCTTTGTCGAGGTCGCAAGGAGGAAGGGGCTCTCCGTCCCGCCCGAGTACGTGAGGGTCGGGGACTTTCAGCGTGAGAGCGGCGCGCGGGCGATGCGCGAGCTGCTCGACCTCGACGAGCTGCCGTCGGCCGTCTTTGTCTCGAACAACCGGATGGCCTTCGGGGCATTGAGGGAGATCCGCGCCCGCGGCCTTAGCATCCCCGAGGACCTCTCCTTCGCGAGCTTCGACGACGTCGGCTGGTTCGACCTGCTCGACCCGCCCGTAACCGCCATAGCTCAGCCCGTCGTACAGCTCGGCACAGCGGCGGCCGGCATGCTCACGAAGCTCCTCGCCGGGGAGCGGGTAGAGTCCGTGATCTTCGACGCGGAGCTCGTCGTGCGCGGCTCCTGCGCCGCCCCGCCGAAACGCTCGGGCCGGGACCGCTCGCGGGAGAGCGCGTGAGCGACGCCGGGCCGTCCGCCCCCGCCGGAGCGTCGGTCTTCGTGCTCGGATCGGTGAACCGGGACTTTGTCCTTAAGGTCGCGCGGCGTCCCGGGCCGGGCGAGACGGTGACGGACGCGACGCTGGAGCGCCACAACGGCGGCAAGGGGGCGAACCAGGCCGTCGCGGCGGCGCGGGCCGGGGCGAGCGTCGCGCTTCTGGCCTGCGTCGGGGAGGACGCGATCGGGGAGGAGCCGGTCCGCTCCGTCGGGAGGGCCGGGGTGGACGTGAGCCTCGTCAAGCGGGTCTCCGGGGTAACGAGCGGGGCGGCGTTTATCACGGTGACGCCGGACGGGGAGAACGCGATAACCGTCGCCCCCGGGGCGAACCGCCACCTCTTCCCCGAGGACGTGGACGCCGTCCGGGAGCGTCTGTCTGACGCAGGCGTCGTCGTGGCGCAGATGGAGATACCCCCCGAGACCGTTGCGCGCGCCGGGCTTCTCGCGCGCGAGTCGGGGGCGCGCTTCGTCCTTAACTTCGCACCACCCCGTCCGGAAGCCCCGAGGTCCGTCGTGCGCGCTGCGGACCCGCTGGTCGTCAACGAGCACGAGGCGGCGTTCCTTCTCGGGGGCGACCGACCGGTCCGGGGCGCACGGGACGCGCTCGGGGCGGCCCGGGACCTTCTCGGGCTCGGGCCGAACTCGGCCGTTATAACCCTCGGGCCGGAGGGCGCGGTCTTTGCCGAAGCCCGGGGCTCGAACGGTAGCTCGGTCGCCTCGGGACACCTCCCGGCTCCGCCGGTCGAGCCGGTGGACACGACCGGTGCCGGGGACACCTTTGTCGGGACGCTCGCGGCGCACCTCGCGCGCGGGGCCTCGCTCGAGGAGGCGGTGGAAGCCGCCGTCCGGGCGGGCTCCGAGGCCGTAACGCGCGAGGGCGCGCGAGGCTAGAGCGTCTGCAGGTCGGGATCGCTCCGACCGCGACACCGGACCTCCCGCGCTCCGGGTTGCGCCTTCCGCGCCGGCAAGCCCCGCACGAAGCTCGCTCCCTGTTCGCTGACGGGACGGCGACTCCGACCTCCGCGTCCGGTCCCTCCGTCGGGAGGTGCCTCTTTGGGGGCGCAAGGACGGACGGTCCGCGGCCGTCCGGCGCTGCTCTCCGGCCTCTAGCGGGCGGTCGCGCCGAGAAAGAAGACGGGGCCGAAGGTCTCGATCCGGTCGGGTTCGAGGCCGGAGTGTGAGACGAGGCTCGCAACCTCTTCCTCCTGGAAGAACCGGACGCCGCCGAGCGAGAGGAACCGCTGGAGCCTCCTGCCGCGCGGCGTCCTTGCGCGGAGGATGCCCATCACGGCGAGCCTCCCGCCGGGCTCAAGGACCCGCGCGGTCTCCCGAAGGACGCGCCCCGGGTCCCCGAACTCGTTCAGCGAGCCGCCGCACAGCGCCCCGGCGAAGCTCCCGTCGGCGAAGGGGAGGTTCTTTGCGTCGGCCCGGAGAAAGGCGGGAAAGACCCCGGCGCGCCGGCTTCTTCTGACCGCCTCCGCGAGCATCGAGGGAGAGATGTCTATTCCGCAGACCGTTCCGGAGGAGCCGAGGCTCGCGCCGATGCTCCGGGTGTAGAGCCCGGCGGAGCAACCGAGGTCGAGAAAGCGGCCGCCGCGCTCCACGCGGGCTAGGCGGGAGACGATCTCGACCTCCCGCCGGTTCGGAAACCGCTCGCCGGTGAGCAGCGAGAGCGAGCGGACCCGCCAGATCGGCTCGTAGCCGCGCCCCGCGCCGGGGAGGTAGTTTGTAAGGTTGGCGACGTTGTCCGCGACCGGACGGCGACCGAGAAGGTCGAGGTAGCCGTCCCGAAGGGCGTAGACGCGGCTGCTGCGGGAGACGTAGCCGCCAGCGCCGTCGGGGAGGAGGCCCGGCGTGTCGGAGGGGCGGGGCCTGATTACGTCGAGGATCTCCTGCGGAAACTCGCCGCCCGACACGGTCTCTAGCGCTTTCTGCGGCGGCGCGTGAAGTCGCGGGTCCGGACGTCGAAGCCTCGGGCCGAGTCGACGAAGGCCCCGGCCGACTCGGCCGGACGCGGGTCATGGACGAGGCGGGGATAGGTCCCCTCGTGGTAGACAAGCGGCGACTTGCGCTCGTCGCCGGGGTGGACGGCCACGACGCGCCCGAGAAAGAGGTCGTGGTCGCCGCCCGGGTAGACCGCCTCCAGCGTGCACTCTACGGAGCCGAGCCCGCCGCTTGCGAGCGGGGCTCCGGTTTCGCCCGGCCCGCCGCCGAGGGTGTGGGCGGCCTCCGGACCGCTGGAGCGTTCCGGAGAGGAGAAGAGTCGCGAGAGGCCCTCCTGGTCCTCGGCGAGAAAGTTCACGGCGTAGTGCCCCTGCGCCCTTACCTTCGCGTTGAGCCGCGCCTCGCGTTGAACGCTCACGAGCATGAGCGGCGGGTCGAGGGAGACGGAGAACACGGCGCTGGCCGTCATGCCCTCGGCCTCCTGCGGCGGGCCGCAGGTAACTACGGTAACGCCGCTCGGGAAGTGTCGCATCAAGGAGCGGAGCTCCTCGCCGGTCGCCAAGCTAGACGCCTCCCGTCCTGCTCGCCGCTCGCTCGGGGCTCCTGCGGCG
It contains:
- a CDS encoding class I SAM-dependent methyltransferase, which gives rise to MSGGEFPQEILDVIRPRPSDTPGLLPDGAGGYVSRSSRVYALRDGYLDLLGRRPVADNVANLTNYLPGAGRGYEPIWRVRSLSLLTGERFPNRREVEIVSRLARVERGGRFLDLGCSAGLYTRSIGASLGSSGTVCGIDISPSMLAEAVRRSRRAGVFPAFLRADAKNLPFADGSFAGALCGGSLNEFGDPGRVLRETARVLEPGGRLAVMGILRARTPRGRRLQRFLSLGGVRFFQEEEVASLVSHSGLEPDRIETFGPVFFLGATAR
- a CDS encoding flavin reductase family protein, with the translated sequence MATGEELRSLMRHFPSGVTVVTCGPPQEAEGMTASAVFSVSLDPPLMLVSVQREARLNAKVRAQGHYAVNFLAEDQEGLSRLFSSPERSSGPEAAHTLGGGPGETGAPLASGGLGSVECTLEAVYPGGDHDLFLGRVVAVHPGDERKSPLVYHEGTYPRLVHDPRPAESAGAFVDSARGFDVRTRDFTRRRRKR
- a CDS encoding ribokinase; amino-acid sequence: MSDAGPSAPAGASVFVLGSVNRDFVLKVARRPGPGETVTDATLERHNGGKGANQAVAAARAGASVALLACVGEDAIGEEPVRSVGRAGVDVSLVKRVSGVTSGAAFITVTPDGENAITVAPGANRHLFPEDVDAVRERLSDAGVVVAQMEIPPETVARAGLLARESGARFVLNFAPPRPEAPRSVVRAADPLVVNEHEAAFLLGGDRPVRGARDALGAARDLLGLGPNSAVITLGPEGAVFAEARGSNGSSVASGHLPAPPVEPVDTTGAGDTFVGTLAAHLARGASLEEAVEAAVRAGSEAVTREGARG
- a CDS encoding LacI family DNA-binding transcriptional regulator, whose protein sequence is MTNIKDVAREAGVSVATVSRTFSGSTPVSEPVRERVIQTARRLGYRPNALARSLRGEGTKTLGLVIPNILNPFFTTVARAVENAAWDEGYSIMLGNTGEDVVKEARYLEDLLQRQIDGLIISPVRSDSGHLRSLVEEVPVILLDRTAQGVEAPVVRADGRRAVGELVEYLASLGHERLAVISGPRATVSGDERLSTFVEVARRKGLSVPPEYVRVGDFQRESGARAMRELLDLDELPSAVFVSNNRMAFGALREIRARGLSIPEDLSFASFDDVGWFDLLDPPVTAIAQPVVQLGTAAAGMLTKLLAGERVESVIFDAELVVRGSCAAPPKRSGRDRSRESA
- the mdlC gene encoding benzoylformate decarboxylase gives rise to the protein MATVRDATLGLLRELGMTTIFGNPGSTELPLLRDLPEDFRYVLALHESSALGMAEGYARLGGNAALVNLHTAPGLGNAMGAMVTAFHNRTPLVVTAGQQHRGHISLEPMLKGELVELAKPYVKRSHEPYSAEDVPRELLRAYHTAMTAPQGPVFLSIPMDDLDADYGGSGEGSGNRTLPVTRVSYRTAPDPVALEEAAAVLMRAERPAIVAGPGVARSFAAARVAGERVEDGFEGVVALAERLKAPVWQEGVVALAAFPQRHPLFMGYLPLAQKLVAKTLAPFDCVLVLGCRVFPYYPYLPGPVVREGTEVILFTDDPQEAAGIPVGRAVLGDVGLAVSSLSQMLPEAPRAMPEPAQKAEKPEASEPMSVAYVMDTLAGVLPQESVVADESTSSKATLRKYVLKESPESVITSEAGGLGFCMPASVGAKLARPEKTVVCVIGDGSSLYSVQSLWTAATYGVAVAFVVVNNRGYSILKSFRDLLGIESVPGLDLPGLDLVGIASGFGVPGERVESPEGLVPALERALSAEGPYLVDALVSREVPPLVKDG